The region TCTTACAGCATGCAGTTCTCATTTTTGTCTACACTACATTCAAAAACATGATTTCCACGGTGGCGCTATATGACCATTTGCATGGGTATAACCAATGGGTTGTGACGCCCCGTGGCAGACAAGGTTCACGTGTAGTTGCTCCTGACACGGCTCCAGTCCTTACAACCGCGGCAGGAGTGGCTTCAACTAAATAGGGATTGTAAATATCCAATTCCGATAATGCTGATCTCGATTTTCAGTAATCGCTGTGAGCTTTTCACGGAGACGAGTGGTTATAGGACGTTCTTCAGGCAATTCATAGTACTCAATGCGGTTCACTGGGGCGATTTTAGCAGCAGTTCCACACAAAAACACTTCATCGGCGATCAATAGTTCAGAGCGATCGATGGGGCGTTCTTGAACCGAGATCCCTAAGCCTCGGGCAATAGTCAGAATGCTGTCGCGGGTAATGCCTTCGAGAATGTCTTGCTCAAATCCAGGCGTAATCAACACCCCATTGCGAACTATAAATAGGTTCATACCAGAGGCTTCGCACACTTTGCCCTGAGTATTCATCAAAATTGACTCATCAAAGCCCGACTCCACTGCTTCTGTTTTTGCTAGAGAGGAAGTGATATAGGCTGCACAAAGTTTGCCCCGGAGCGGCATACTCCGATCTTCTTGCCGATACCAGGAGCTAATCCGGCAGGAAACACCACCTGGAGGCAAATAGTCAGTCATTTCTAGACCGTAGATTAAGAAATCTTTTTCGATGTTGTGGATGCGGGGTGAGACGCCTAAGCCGGAATTGTAGACCAGGGGGCGAATGTAAAAGGGGGTTGTGGGCTTATTTTTTTGGACAAAGTCAACAATGGT is a window of Leptolyngbyaceae cyanobacterium JSC-12 DNA encoding:
- a CDS encoding branched-chain amino acid aminotransferase, group I (IMG reference gene:2510097497~PFAM: Aminotransferase class IV~TIGRFAM: branched-chain amino acid aminotransferase, group I); the encoded protein is MQPFLPIAYLQNRFLPFEEAKISVATHALHYGTGAIGGLRGIPDPQNPNQILLFRLDRHCQRLSASAKLLMYDLPANTIQQTIVDFVQKNKPTTPFYIRPLVYNSGLGVSPRIHNIEKDFLIYGLEMTDYLPPGGVSCRISSWYRQEDRSMPLRGKLCAAYITSSLAKTEAVESGFDESILMNTQGKVCEASGMNLFIVRNGVLITPGFEQDILEGITRDSILTIARGLGISVQERPIDRSELLIADEVFLCGTAAKIAPVNRIEYYELPEERPITTRLREKLTAITENRDQHYRNWIFTIPI